One window from the genome of Marinilabiliales bacterium encodes:
- a CDS encoding MCE family protein produces MKRKAQRTRLGIFILISSALLLIIVGLFTARRIFEQKDTYYVAYSDISVSGLDVGSPVKYLGINVGTISNIRIDPDDVSTIIVRLSLDAGTPVKKDAVADIVAIGITGLKTIEIRGGTKEAEFLEPESFIEPGSTMAADLTGRAENLTWRVEEILNNLQLFTHPDNMAGFTTAASGISELAETTSRTVAALDEMLAENRQYIRNATLALDNISSRMDGSSEELAAAIGKFNEIMQGDEISEVLGNLRDISLSVREANMKELIESLAAATMQTQSLLVRLDADFEESSMHLNENLVLLQYTLENLNEASRKINIDPSVLIRGPGTRNIPDRNLRGN; encoded by the coding sequence ATGAAAAGAAAAGCACAAAGAACAAGGCTGGGCATATTTATATTGATCAGCTCTGCACTTCTGCTGATAATTGTGGGATTGTTCACGGCGCGCAGAATATTTGAGCAGAAGGATACCTATTACGTGGCCTACAGCGATATCTCGGTGAGCGGACTCGATGTGGGAAGTCCGGTCAAGTACCTTGGCATCAACGTGGGAACCATCTCAAATATAAGAATTGACCCGGACGATGTAAGCACCATTATCGTCAGACTGTCGCTTGATGCCGGCACACCTGTCAAGAAAGATGCCGTAGCCGATATTGTGGCAATAGGGATTACCGGGCTGAAAACAATCGAGATCAGGGGAGGAACAAAAGAAGCCGAATTTCTTGAGCCGGAAAGCTTCATCGAACCGGGATCAACCATGGCGGCCGATCTGACCGGAAGAGCGGAGAACCTGACCTGGCGGGTAGAGGAGATACTTAATAACCTGCAGCTTTTTACACACCCCGATAATATGGCCGGGTTTACCACTGCAGCATCAGGTATTTCAGAACTGGCTGAGACCACCTCCCGTACAGTTGCCGCCCTTGATGAGATGCTTGCAGAGAACAGGCAGTATATCAGGAATGCCACCCTTGCGCTTGACAATATCAGCAGCCGGATGGACGGATCATCTGAAGAGCTGGCAGCAGCCATCGGAAAGTTTAACGAAATCATGCAGGGTGATGAAATATCCGAGGTGCTTGGAAACCTAAGGGATATCTCACTTTCTGTAAGGGAGGCAAATATGAAGGAACTGATCGAAAGCCTTGCTGCAGCAACAATGCAGACACAGAGCCTGCTTGTAAGGCTGGATGCGGACTTTGAGGAGAGCAGCATGCACCTGAATGAGAACCTGGTTCTTCTGCAATATACCCTTGAAAACCTGAACGAAGCCTCAAGGAAAATAAATATCGACCCTTCGGTACTCATAAGGGGGCCCGGAACCAGGAATATACCTGACAGGAATCTAAGGGGTAACTAA
- a CDS encoding ABC transporter has translation MVKKGKIKPSGELLNPGNISCRHKDGTLFINGSILASGTGTFYRAIGKEIPALKGKVRTINLDGITDIDSAGVTALYHVRRLLGSEGDITIETEKASIKKKLDLFSPSGLKQASPPPEGSLAERIGEKAHWLFTSYLYGFINLAANIFYWSVSDIFKRRTFREGEFINQSVKIGVNASMIIVFMSFAIGLVLAVHSGSQLSTFGANIYIVDLTVIAVMSQMGPLITAILVAGRSSSSIAAEIATMKVTSELDALNTMGLDPVRFVVVPKLYACLFTMPFLIILANVSGIAGGATAAYLTLDITPEIFINRMGRIMQNKDLLTGFVKSQVYAALIVLTGSFYGFSVERGAEGVGRVTTLAVVVSISLVILADSVMGLLFY, from the coding sequence GTGGTTAAAAAAGGTAAAATAAAACCTTCCGGTGAGTTACTGAACCCCGGCAATATCAGTTGCCGGCATAAAGATGGTACACTTTTTATCAATGGCAGTATCCTGGCCTCAGGTACCGGAACATTTTACAGGGCGATCGGGAAAGAGATCCCCGCACTTAAGGGCAAGGTCCGGACCATCAACCTTGACGGCATCACGGACATTGACAGTGCCGGTGTTACAGCCTTATACCATGTTAGAAGATTGCTTGGATCGGAAGGTGATATTACCATTGAGACAGAAAAAGCTTCCATAAAAAAGAAGCTGGATCTGTTCAGTCCGAGCGGACTTAAACAGGCATCCCCGCCGCCTGAAGGATCACTTGCAGAAAGGATAGGCGAAAAGGCCCACTGGCTGTTCACAAGCTATCTTTACGGTTTCATCAACCTTGCGGCAAACATCTTTTACTGGTCGGTGTCTGACATTTTTAAAAGACGGACATTCCGCGAAGGTGAGTTTATAAACCAGTCTGTCAAAATCGGGGTTAACGCCTCCATGATAATTGTATTCATGTCGTTTGCCATAGGGCTTGTGCTGGCTGTGCACTCCGGGTCCCAACTGAGCACCTTCGGCGCCAATATTTACATTGTAGACCTTACCGTCATTGCGGTAATGAGCCAGATGGGGCCGCTGATAACTGCAATCCTTGTCGCCGGAAGAAGCAGTTCATCTATCGCCGCAGAGATAGCCACCATGAAGGTCACCTCCGAACTGGATGCCCTGAATACAATGGGACTGGACCCTGTGCGTTTCGTTGTAGTACCGAAACTTTACGCATGTCTTTTCACCATGCCATTCCTTATAATACTCGCTAATGTATCGGGTATTGCAGGCGGAGCAACAGCTGCCTACCTAACCCTTGATATAACACCCGAGATATTCATCAACCGTATGGGGCGGATAATGCAGAACAAGGATCTGCTGACCGGATTTGTCAAGAGCCAGGTGTATGCCGCACTCATTGTGCTCACAGGCAGTTTTTACGGTTTCAGCGTGGAAAGAGGGGCCGAGGGCGTCGGAAGAGTTACCACTCTTGCAGTGGTGGTGTCCATTTCCCTTGTAATACTGGCAGACAGTGTAATGGGTCTTTTGTTCTATTAA
- a CDS encoding ATP-binding cassette domain-containing protein, whose amino-acid sequence MDKIIDVQRLYAEIDGNEILSDVSFCALEGEVTAIIGGSGSGKTTVLKHLLGLYPVSRGYVSVLGRSLAELTEKEQRDLYLEMGVLYQDGALLNSMTVAENIALPLRHQGNIPEALTADIVRMKLRLVNLEDTYYLYPSQLSGGMLKRAALARAIAMDPPLLFCDEPGAGLDPASLESLDNLILNLKNLLGISVILVTHEVSSIVRTANRIVYLDNGRVLFEGSTDQALKSEIPQLADFFSVIRKKQS is encoded by the coding sequence ATGGATAAGATAATAGATGTACAGAGGCTTTATGCAGAGATCGACGGCAATGAGATACTCAGTGATGTATCATTTTGTGCCCTGGAAGGCGAGGTCACAGCTATTATCGGTGGCAGCGGCTCAGGTAAAACCACTGTCCTGAAGCATCTTCTGGGTCTATACCCTGTAAGTCGCGGATACGTATCCGTTCTTGGCCGCAGTCTTGCCGAACTGACAGAAAAGGAGCAGCGCGACCTCTACCTTGAGATGGGAGTCCTTTATCAGGACGGGGCGTTGCTGAATTCGATGACTGTGGCAGAAAATATAGCCCTTCCTCTCAGGCACCAGGGTAATATTCCCGAAGCGCTTACCGCCGACATTGTACGCATGAAACTCAGACTGGTGAACCTTGAAGACACATATTACCTCTATCCATCGCAGCTCAGTGGGGGTATGCTTAAAAGAGCCGCACTGGCCAGGGCCATTGCCATGGATCCGCCACTGCTTTTCTGCGACGAGCCTGGTGCCGGACTGGACCCGGCATCGCTCGAATCACTCGATAACCTTATCCTAAACCTCAAAAACCTGCTTGGCATTTCTGTGATACTTGTTACCCACGAGGTCTCCAGCATTGTCCGTACTGCAAACCGGATAGTGTACCTTGATAACGGCAGGGTTCTTTTTGAGGGCTCCACCGACCAGGCACTCAAATCTGAAATTCCCCAACTGGCAGATTTCTTCTCGGTTATCAGGAAGAAACAGAGCTGA